The following proteins are encoded in a genomic region of Cellulomonas sp. ES6:
- a CDS encoding phage holin family protein, whose protein sequence is MGDLIGSVTQDLSELVRQEVELAKAELGQSARRAGRGSGMLAGAGVAGHFVLAFLSVALWWGLPIGKAWSAVVVAVVWGVVAAVLALRGRAELRRVRGAPRTAETVKKIPNALKGDEEANHE, encoded by the coding sequence CTGGGCGACCTCATCGGCTCCGTCACCCAGGACCTCTCCGAGCTCGTCCGGCAGGAGGTCGAGCTCGCGAAGGCGGAGCTCGGGCAGTCGGCCCGGCGGGCGGGGCGCGGCAGCGGGATGCTCGCGGGGGCCGGCGTGGCCGGCCACTTCGTGCTGGCGTTCCTCTCGGTCGCCCTGTGGTGGGGGCTCCCGATCGGCAAGGCCTGGTCCGCGGTGGTCGTGGCCGTGGTCTGGGGTGTGGTGGCGGCGGTGCTGGCGCTCCGGGGGCGCGCTGAGCTCCGCCGGGTGCGGGGCGCGCCGCGCACCGCCGAGACCGTCAAGAAGATCCCGAACGCGCTGAAGGGCGACGAGGAGGCGAACCATGAGTGA
- a CDS encoding manganese catalase family protein, with the protein MFFHRQELQHQAKPDRPDAVYARKLQEVLGGQYGEITVAMQYGFQSWNTHLPGKYRDLLYGIGAEEFGHVEMLATMIAQLLEKAPVGVTEDAVQDDPTVAAVLGGTDLQHAIVAGAGARPVDSMGNPWSAGYVTASGNLLADFTANANAEMQGRVQVARLYHMTDDHGVRDLLAFLLARDTMHQNQWIAAARELQEEGLEGLPVPSNFPLGQENRDVAYQYINFSDGAQAGEGSWASGPTPDGLGEFTYVPEPPAGVPMPPPTQPDPRLFGTTPQPNLMEKATGKLKDTLKSE; encoded by the coding sequence ATGTTCTTCCACCGCCAAGAGCTCCAGCACCAGGCCAAGCCCGACCGCCCGGACGCCGTGTACGCCCGCAAGCTCCAGGAGGTGCTGGGCGGGCAGTACGGCGAGATCACGGTCGCGATGCAGTACGGGTTCCAGTCCTGGAACACCCACCTGCCCGGCAAGTACCGCGACCTGCTCTACGGCATCGGCGCCGAGGAGTTCGGCCACGTCGAGATGCTCGCCACGATGATCGCCCAGCTGCTCGAGAAGGCGCCGGTCGGCGTCACCGAGGACGCCGTGCAGGACGACCCCACGGTCGCGGCCGTCCTCGGCGGCACCGACCTGCAGCACGCCATCGTGGCGGGCGCCGGCGCCCGCCCGGTGGACAGCATGGGCAACCCCTGGAGCGCGGGCTACGTCACCGCCAGCGGGAACCTGCTCGCCGACTTCACGGCCAACGCGAACGCCGAGATGCAGGGCCGCGTGCAGGTCGCCCGGCTCTACCACATGACCGACGACCACGGCGTCCGCGACCTGCTCGCGTTCCTGCTGGCACGGGACACCATGCACCAGAACCAGTGGATCGCCGCGGCGCGCGAGCTCCAGGAGGAGGGTCTCGAGGGGCTTCCCGTGCCGAGCAACTTCCCGCTCGGGCAGGAGAACCGGGACGTGGCGTACCAGTACATCAACTTCTCCGACGGCGCCCAGGCGGGCGAAGGGTCCTGGGCCTCCGGCCCGACCCCGGACGGCCTCGGGGAGTTCACCTACGTGCCGGAGCCGCCGGCGGGCGTGCCCATGCCGCCGCCCACGCAGCCGGACCCCCGGCTGTTCGGCACGACCCCGCAGCCCAACCTCATGGAGAAGGCCACGGGGAAGCTCAAGGACACCCTCAAGAGCGAGTGA